In a genomic window of Caloenas nicobarica isolate bCalNic1 chromosome 1, bCalNic1.hap1, whole genome shotgun sequence:
- the SOCS2 gene encoding suppressor of cytokine signaling 2 translates to MTLRSAGSLESAEGSRERWGQPEAAVPSPEESCEAAQLAVAMEELRRAGWYWGNMTVAEAKERLQDASEGTFLVRDSSHSEYLLTISVKTSAGPTNLRIEYQDGKFRLDSITCVRSRLKQFNSVVHLIEYYVLMCKDRTETPSNGTVHLYLNKPLYTSAPSLQHRCRITINKCTNQIWELPLPTRLKEYLKEYQYQV, encoded by the exons atGACCCTGCGTTCCGCCGGGTCCCTGGAGAGCGCGGAGGGCTCCCGAGAGCGCTGGGGTCAGCCCGAAGCGGCGGTGCCTAGTCCCGAGGAATCCTGTGAGGCGGCGCAGTTGGCCGTGGCTATGGAGGAGCTGCGGCGGGCAG GGTGGTACTGGGGCAACATGACTGTTGCCGAAGCCAAAGAGAGATTACAGGATGCCTCTGAAGGGACCTTTTTGGTTAGGGATAGTTCCCATTCAGAGTATCTACTGActatttcagtaaaaacatCAGCAGGACCGACCAATCTACGCATAGAATATCAAGATGGCAAGTTTAGACTGGACTCTATCACTTGTGTCAGATCTAGACTTAAACAGTTCAACAGTGTTGTGCATTTGATTGAGTACTATGTTCTTATGTGCAAGGACAGAACCGAAACACCTTCAAATGGAACTGTTCATCTTTACCTGAACAAACCTCTCTATACATCTGCACCATCTCTGCAACACCGCTGCAGAATAACCATAAACAAGTGTACAAATCAGATCTGGGAGCTGCCATTACCAACAAGACTAAAAGAGTACTTGAAAGAGTACCAGTACCAggtataa